In Streptomyces pluripotens, the genomic window GCGGCACGGAAATGGAGAAGCTCGGCCTGATCGTGGATTCTCTGCAGATCCATGAGATCGAGGACCCGACCGGCTACATCCAGAACCTGGCCATGCCGCACGCGGCTGCCGTGCAGCGGGACGCACGCATCGCGCAGGCGGAGGCGAACCGCCTCGCCACCGAGGCCGAACAGCAGTCGTTCGCCCGGATGGCGGAGGCGACCCGGGACAGCGAGATCCTGCAGTCCGGCTACCAGGCCGAACGGGACAAGGCGGCGGCCAGGTCCCAGCAGGCGGGCCCACTCGCCGCAGCGGCGGCCCGGCAGGAGGTCGTCGTCCAGGAGACGCGGGTGGCCGAGTTGGAGGCCCAACGGCGGGAACAGCAGCTCCAAGCCGACGTCCGCAAGCCTGCCGACGCCAAGGCCTACGAGAAGCGGACTCTGGCTGAGGCGGACCGCGACGCGCGGATCTCAGCGGCCGAGGCCAAGGCGAAGGAGACCGAGCTGGCGGCCGCTGCCGAGGCGACCCGGGTGAAGACCGCCGCCTCCGCCGAAGCGGAAGCGACCCAGACCCGTGGCGCGGCAAGCGCCGCCGCCACCCGGGCCACCGGTGAGGCCGAGGCTGCCTCCGCACAGGCGAGGGGCCTGGCGAAGGCCGAGGCGACCCGAGCCCGGGGGCTGGCGGAGGCCGAAGCCATCAAGGCCCGTGCCGCCGCCCTCGCCGAGAACCAGGAGGCGGTCGTCGCCCAGCAACTCGCCGAGAAGTGGCCGGAGATCGTCGAAGCAGGCGCGTCCGCGTTCGGCAACGTGGACAACATGGTGCTCCTCAATGGGGCGGACGGCATGGGCGAGTTGTTCGCCAAGGCGCTCACCATGGGAGGCACAGGCCTGGGCCTCGCCCGCAAGCTGCTCGCCACGATGGGCGACAACGGACAGACACCGAACGGTGCTCCGGCCTCATCGGACGCTGTGCCGGCACCACCAGTGCACGAGGTGCCCGTGGAACAGCAGGACCGACACTGAGATTGCTCACCTCGCATCCGCGTCATGGGGCTGGCGTGGACGGATGCTGGGTGCTCGTGCCGTGGGGACATGGCGACACCGGACTCGTCGCGACGCGCAAGTCGTCGCCCGGTCATAGCACCTCCAGAGCCCGGAGGGACTCGACGAGAACGTGTGCTTCGGCGCAAAGCGGTTCGAGCTGGTCGATGAGGCCCTGCCGGACCTGGTTCTCCGGGTTCGTGATGCGTTCGCTGATGCGCTCGCGGGACTGTTCGAGCTGCTCCCGGTACTGCGCCAGATTATCCATCAGATGATCGATGACATCGGTTCCCTGAATACCCGTAGCGAGCGTGAACTGCTCCTTGATCGCGGCGACTTCGTCGTCCATTGCGCTGATCCACTCGTCCTGGAGAACTTGCAGGGAACTGATCCGGCCTTTCCGGCGCTGAACACCGATGTAGACCAGGGCGGCGACCCCAGCGACAAGGCCGGCGGGCGGGAAGAGCGTGCCGGCCGCAGCCAGACCGTACAACCAGCCCCCGCTGGCTGCGACGGGTGTGACGATGCCGAGCAGCGCAGCCGCGCGCTGGACCACGTCGTGGCGGGTGGTCGAACGCCGGCTTTGCTTGGGAAGCGAGAGGCTGTTCACGTCAAGAACGAAGTCCGGAAGCCGCCCCGCGAGATCCTTGTCGCCGAAAACCTGGTCCACCGCCTGGACCAGGTCCTTCTTGAAACCCTCGAACTCCTCGGTCCACAGCGTCGCCGGACCGGCAGGCGCTTCGATCCACGTACGGAGCGCCTGGGCCTTCGACACCTGAATCTGGTTCGCCTTGGTGGGCCTATTGAGGTCCGTGGCCCTGATGACCTCGTCCAGCTCGGCATGGAGATGGGCGGACAGGCGGGCGAAGGGGGAAGCGGTCCGCGTGATGCGGTTGTGGAGTTTGCGCTCAAGGTCCTCGCGCATGCGCGGCAATGCCGTGTGCAGGAGCTCCAGTTGCTGCCGCTCGCTCTTCAACAACTCCTTGAGCTCGTCGATCTCAAGGCGTTCGGCGCGCAGCCGCACGGCAAGCGCTTGGTGCCGCGGGGTCATGAGGATCCGTGCCTCCATCGCCACGGCGGCGATGTGTCGGGCACCGGTCCCGGTACTGATCAGATCCTCGATCGACTGGCGTAGTGTCTCCATACGGCTCTCGGCACGCTGCCGCTGTGCCGCGGCCTCCGCTCCCTCTGCGCCAAGCTTGTCCGCACGTGCTTCCAAAGCGGGGGAGACAGGCAGGAAGCCTTCACCGATGAAGCCGAGATCCGGCTGGCCGTTCGCCAGCTTGAAATTGTCCCGCAGGTAGGCGTTGTTGCGGGCGACCGTCGCCCTCCACTCCGGGATGTTCCGGAGGTCGAGATTCGCTGCCGCATCGATGGCGGTGACCACCCACACCACCCGTTTCCCCGACAACAGGTAGTGGTCGTACAAGAAGCGGATCAGGTCAAGGTCTCGTTCCGAGAGGGTACGGCTGGCATGCGACACGTACATGAAGCAGTCCGCGTCGGCCATCGCGGCTCGGACGATCATGTCGTGGACCGGATTCGGGGAACCATAGCCGGGCAGGTCGTAGAGCTTCGCCGGAAGCTTGGCACTGGCGAGCATGATCTCGAGTTCGGCCACCTCACGTCCGCGGTGAGGCCTGAGTCGATCGGTCACATCCGCATCCTGAACCGCATACGCCGCGACCACAGAGGGAGCCGGGGAATTCCCCACGTCCTCCCACCCGGCCTCGCCGGAATCGGTGAAACGCACCCGCAAATAGCCAGTGCCCGAAGCGTCGAAGCTGGACTGGCCGTCCACCGGAACCACAGTGGCGGGACACGCCGTGGTGGGAACGGGGGATGAGGGCAAAAGGCCCACGAACTTGTCCGCCGTGTGACCGTCGGCGGTCGGTACCTCGACCAGCTCAAGCCCGCCCTGCAGGCCGCTGAGCAGGAAGCTCTTGCCCGAGGAGAAGGCACCCAGCAACGCCACGTTGATCAGGGTTGAGGCCGCTCGTGTCCTCAGCCGTGTCATCGTGCCCGCGTCGCCTAAGACCTCTTCTGGCCATTCCGCCGGAGTCTCGGGGGCGGCTGAGGCGGCGCGAAGCCACACCTCGCACCGATCGAGCACGGCGCGCAGCTCGTTGCGTACTTCGTCTACGTCCCTCGGCACTGTCACGGCACAGGTATAGCCCAGGTCGACGAGACGGCGTGAGCAATCAGGAAAATCGCCAGGTGGGGCGGGTGCACAGAGGGGTGCGTGATGTGAAGAGCACTCATCAATTCTGCCGTTCCGGGGGCTTGGACACGTCCCGGGCGGACGCGTCGAATCGCGGCCTTTTCACCTTGGAAAGGAGACCAACCGGCCGAACAGCGGCGAACGGGCACCGGTCGAGCACGACGTCGCGAATCTCAATGCTGGCAGACCTCGGCGGAGGTCACGATGAATGCCCGTCACGCGGCCCTGCCGCTATGAGCGTTGCTGGTGCTGACGCACAACGAGATCGCGCGGTGACGGACGACCACCGTCGGGCGATCAGGCTGCCGACCAGGTCGAGGAACCCACCCGCCGCTCGCACCGGAGCCGGTGACTCAACAGAAAGGCAAGATGGAAGGGGTCCAGTGACCATTGCCGTGGCCCTGTCTGGATGTCTGACTCCGGGACTGGCCACGAGGATCTGTGGCGGCTTCTCCGCCGCGTCTGGTTCACGGCACCGGGCCCGGACTCGGGGCGGTTCGCCCGGAGTCCGGGCGGGACAGGAAGACGGGCGCCCTTCGCGCCCAGCGAGCGGGTCGCTAGGGTGCCCCCGTGAGCACGTTTATCGAAGAGAACATCCCCGGCCGCCAGGGCCCGCACGCCACCGTCGAGGCCGACCCGCGCGAGGTCGGCCGGGTGCGCACCGAGTACTCCCCAGCCCATGACGGCGACCCGGACCCCGGGGAGATCGTGTGGACCTGGGTGCCCTTCGAGGAGAACGACGGCCGGGGCAAGGACCGCCCGGTGCTGGTCGTCGCCCGGGAGGCGGCCGGAACCGTCCTCGCCGTACAGCTCTCCAGCAAGCAGCACGACGGGGACCGGGAGTGGGTCGCCATCGGCAGCGGACCGTGGGACCGCTCTGGCCGGGACTCGTGGGTGGACGTGGACCGTGTGCTGCGGCTCCACGAGGAGGGCATGCGACGCGAGGCGTGCGCGCTGGACCGGATGCGCTTCGACCTCGTTCGCCGGAGGCTGCACGAGCGCTACGGCTGGACCTGACCCGACGTTCGGGACGGCGGGGACGGCGGCGGTTGGCCCGCCGGCCTCGGCGGCCGGGCAGGGAGCTACCCCCGCTGCTCGCCGAACGCCTCCAGGAACGCCTTCCTCACCACGGCTCCCGGTGTCCGGTCCAGCACGCCAAAGACCACCTGGTCGAAAGAGCGGGCGAACCGGCCGCCGGGCCCCAACAGTCTCCGGAAGGCGTCCGCGACCTGCGCCGGGTCGTTACGGAAGACCCCACAGCCCCACGCGCCCAACACCAGCCGGCGGTAGCCGTGCAGCGCGGCCGTCTGCAGCACCCGTTCGGCCCGGCGTACCAGGGCCCCGGGCAGCTCTGCCACACGCTCCGGCGCGGTACGCCGTACGACGCCCGCGTTGGGGGCGGCGGCGGTGAGGAAACCCACGTGGTAGGGCTCCGCGAGTAGTCGGCCCCGGTCGTCGCGGAAGACCGGGACGGCCGGTGAATGGACCACCCGGTCCGTGTAGAACGGGTCACGGACCGCACGGTGGTGGTCATAGAAGGCGCGAGCGCCCAGCAGGCAGGAGTGTAGGGCCGAGGCCGGCACAAGGCTTCCTCCTGGGCCTGCGCGCCGTTGAGGTAGCCACCGCCCGGATTTCGAGCCGAGGCGAAGTTCAGTGCGGCGACGGGTGCCCCGCTCAGTCGGCGAGCCGCCTCCAGACTGCTCTCGCCGGTGACCTCAATGACCGTGCCGGCGGTGACCTCAATGACCGTGCCGGACGTGAGGACCACATCGGCCCCGGGCGCCGACGGCTCGGGCAGCCGCACCGGCTCCGGCCCGAACATCCGGGTGCCTGCCCGGGCGGCCCCGATCGCCGCCGCGATCGACACCTCTCGACCGTCCGGGGCCAGGTAACGGCCCGCCGCCACGATGTTCTCCGTCGCTGCAGCGATCCCGCGCAAGCGCGCGCTCACGGCGCCACCCCCGTGGGCGCCGCGACGGCGCCTGCGCGGTCTCCCGTCGTGCTCATGCGGGAATCCTGGGTGATGCTGGTGCTGCGGTGCAACGGAGTTTCCTGCCCCCGCAACGACCCGCAACGCGCAGGGAAGCAGAAAGTGACCGATCCGGAACGTCCAGGAGGGCACTCTTGTGCGAATCGGTGTGAGGGTCTTGGGTAGGACGAGTGCCTGCCGGCCCACCACTCAATGGGCCGGTGACATGGTGGAATCTCAGGAGGATCCCGACATGTCCGATACACAGAGCGGTGGCGGTGACCGTATTGAGCACCATACGGCCGTCACCGAAGCGGAGGTCGACGCCCTGGTCAGGGGCATCTGCTTCAAGACCGGACCGCCGCGCACCCTCGGCGTCGAATTGGAATGGCTCGTCCATGAGCTGCGCCAACCGCAGCTCCCCGTCACACCCGAACGACTCGAAGCGGCCTACACCGCCCTGCGGGCCGTGCCCCTGGGATCGGCGCTCACCGTCGAACCCGGCGGCCAACTGGAGCTCAGCTCACCGCCCGCCGCCTCGCTGATGGAATGCATGGGCACGGTCTCCGCCGATCTGGAGTCCGTCCGTGCCGTTCTCGCCGAGGACGGCCTCGGGCTCGTCGGCATCGGCCACGATCCCTGGCACACGCCGCACAGGTTCCTGCGCGAGCCGCGTTACGACGCCATGGAGACGTGCCTGGACCGCACCGGTCCGGCCGGCCGCCACATGATGTGCGCCACGGCCTCCGTGCAGGTGTGCGTGGACGCCGGCCACGACGGATCCGGCGTCTTCGGGCACCGGCGACGCTGGTGGCTGGCCCACCAGCTGGGCGCTGTCCTGGTTGCCGCGTTCGCCAACTCCCCGCTGGCCGGCCGGGAGCCCACGGGCTGGATGTCCACCCGGCAGCTGAGGTGGACACAGATTGGGGCCGGCCGCGCGGGTGCTCCCCCGCTGGGCGGCGATCCCCGGTCCGCCTGGGCACGGCACGTGCTGGACTCGCCGGTGATGTGCGTGCGCCGGGACCACGGGCCCTGGGTGGTTCCCGACGGGCTCACCTTCCGGCAGTGGGCCCGTTCCCGGTCGCCCCGGCCGCCGACCCGGGCGGACCTCGACTACCACCTCACCACCCTGTTCCCGCCGATCCGGCCGCGCGGCCACCTGGAACTACGGATGATCGACGCGCAGCCCGGCGAAGACGGCTGGATCGTGCCGCTCGCGGTGACGGCGGCACTGTTCGACGATCCGGAGGCGACCGAAGCGGCGTACCGGAGTGTGAAGCCGCTCGCCGAGCGGACCCTGGACCTCCCCGCCCCGCACAATCCACTGTGGACCGGTGCGGCCCGCCGGGGTCTCGCCGATCCGGACGTCCGCGAGGCCGCCACCGCCTGTTTCGCGGCGGCGCTGCGGGCATTACCACGGCTCGGGGCCACCCGCGAAGTCACCGACGCCGTAGCGGCGTACCGGGACCGCTACGTCGTCCGGGGCCGCTGCCCCGCAGACGACCTGCTGGACGGAGTGCGCTCAACGAACCGTTCCCCGTCCCGGCCCGGCCCCACCACCGGGGGCACCCCCGTTGCCCGCGGCAGGAAGGACATCCGCACATGAGCGCCCCCAAGGCCCCCACCACGGCCCCTGAGGAGGACACCGCCGCCCCGGCCGGCACCGCATCCGGCACCGCATCCGGCACTGCTGCCGGCACCGAGCTGGACACCGAGGCCCTCCGCGAGCGCGCGCTGACCTCACTCGCCACCGCCCGGGACCGCACCACGCTGCTGACCTCCTGCGTCGACGAGCCGGACCTGACCGCCCAGCACTCCCCGCTGATGTCCCCGCTGGTGTGGGACCTCGCGCATATCGGCAACCAGGAAGAACTGTGGTTGCTGCGGGCGGTCGGCGGCCGGGAGGCGATGCGGCCCGAGATCGACAGCCTCTACGACGCCTTCGAGCATCCGCGTGCCGAGCGGCCCTCGCTTCCGCTGTTGGCGCCCGCCGAGGCCCGCACGTACGCATCCGAGGTACGCGGCCGGGCCCTGGACCTGTTGGCGGCGGCAGACTTCCACAGCACCCGGCTGACCGAGGCCGGATTCGCCTTCGGAATGATCGCCCAGCACGAACAGCAGCATGATGAGACGATGCTGATCACCCATCAGCTGCGCAAGGGGCCGCAGGCCTTGACCGCCCCGGACCCGAAACCAGCACCGCTGTTCACTGGTCCGGCCGAAGTCCTCGTACCAGGCGGTTCGTTCACGATGGGCACCTCCTTGGAACCGTGGGCGCTGGACAACGAACGCCCGGCGCACCCACGAAAGG contains:
- the egtA gene encoding ergothioneine biosynthesis glutamate--cysteine ligase EgtA: MSDTQSGGGDRIEHHTAVTEAEVDALVRGICFKTGPPRTLGVELEWLVHELRQPQLPVTPERLEAAYTALRAVPLGSALTVEPGGQLELSSPPAASLMECMGTVSADLESVRAVLAEDGLGLVGIGHDPWHTPHRFLREPRYDAMETCLDRTGPAGRHMMCATASVQVCVDAGHDGSGVFGHRRRWWLAHQLGAVLVAAFANSPLAGREPTGWMSTRQLRWTQIGAGRAGAPPLGGDPRSAWARHVLDSPVMCVRRDHGPWVVPDGLTFRQWARSRSPRPPTRADLDYHLTTLFPPIRPRGHLELRMIDAQPGEDGWIVPLAVTAALFDDPEATEAAYRSVKPLAERTLDLPAPHNPLWTGAARRGLADPDVREAATACFAAALRALPRLGATREVTDAVAAYRDRYVVRGRCPADDLLDGVRSTNRSPSRPGPTTGGTPVARGRKDIRT
- a CDS encoding type II toxin-antitoxin system PemK/MazF family toxin; the encoded protein is MSTFIEENIPGRQGPHATVEADPREVGRVRTEYSPAHDGDPDPGEIVWTWVPFEENDGRGKDRPVLVVAREAAGTVLAVQLSSKQHDGDREWVAIGSGPWDRSGRDSWVDVDRVLRLHEEGMRREACALDRMRFDLVRRRLHERYGWT
- a CDS encoding dynamin family protein → MALLGAFSSGKSFLLSGLQGGLELVEVPTADGHTADKFVGLLPSSPVPTTACPATVVPVDGQSSFDASGTGYLRVRFTDSGEAGWEDVGNSPAPSVVAAYAVQDADVTDRLRPHRGREVAELEIMLASAKLPAKLYDLPGYGSPNPVHDMIVRAAMADADCFMYVSHASRTLSERDLDLIRFLYDHYLLSGKRVVWVVTAIDAAANLDLRNIPEWRATVARNNAYLRDNFKLANGQPDLGFIGEGFLPVSPALEARADKLGAEGAEAAAQRQRAESRMETLRQSIEDLISTGTGARHIAAVAMEARILMTPRHQALAVRLRAERLEIDELKELLKSERQQLELLHTALPRMREDLERKLHNRITRTASPFARLSAHLHAELDEVIRATDLNRPTKANQIQVSKAQALRTWIEAPAGPATLWTEEFEGFKKDLVQAVDQVFGDKDLAGRLPDFVLDVNSLSLPKQSRRSTTRHDVVQRAAALLGIVTPVAASGGWLYGLAAAGTLFPPAGLVAGVAALVYIGVQRRKGRISSLQVLQDEWISAMDDEVAAIKEQFTLATGIQGTDVIDHLMDNLAQYREQLEQSRERISERITNPENQVRQGLIDQLEPLCAEAHVLVESLRALEVL
- the egtB gene encoding ergothioneine biosynthesis protein EgtB, coding for MSAPKAPTTAPEEDTAAPAGTASGTASGTAAGTELDTEALRERALTSLATARDRTTLLTSCVDEPDLTAQHSPLMSPLVWDLAHIGNQEELWLLRAVGGREAMRPEIDSLYDAFEHPRAERPSLPLLAPAEARTYASEVRGRALDLLAAADFHSTRLTEAGFAFGMIAQHEQQHDETMLITHQLRKGPQALTAPDPKPAPLFTGPAEVLVPGGSFTMGTSLEPWALDNERPAHPRKVAPFWIDTTPVTNAAYQGFIEDGGYGTERWWSPKGWAHVRRHAISAPLFWRKEGGQWLRRHFGVTEPVPADEPVLHVCWYEADAYARWAGRRLPTEAEWEKAARFDPTTGRSARYPWGDAGPGPEHANLGQQHLRPAPSGSYPAGESPLGVRQLIGDVWEWTASDFLPYPGFRAFPYREYSDVFFGSEYKVLRGGSFAVDPVACRGTFRNWDYPIRRQIFSGFRTARSERD
- a CDS encoding SPFH domain-containing protein encodes the protein MVVGVVAGAVVAAVLVLIGLFKMMWRVAEPNEALVISGSTHRTEGLEEGMGFRIVTGRGTLVLPGVQAVRRLSLDLNETELHVDCVTHQGIPLKVRGVVIFKVGDDFVSIANAARRFLDQQRLMSERVHNVFAGHLRSIVGGLTVEDMIRDREKLTGQTRAACGTEMEKLGLIVDSLQIHEIEDPTGYIQNLAMPHAAAVQRDARIAQAEANRLATEAEQQSFARMAEATRDSEILQSGYQAERDKAAARSQQAGPLAAAAARQEVVVQETRVAELEAQRREQQLQADVRKPADAKAYEKRTLAEADRDARISAAEAKAKETELAAAAEATRVKTAASAEAEATQTRGAASAAATRATGEAEAASAQARGLAKAEATRARGLAEAEAIKARAAALAENQEAVVAQQLAEKWPEIVEAGASAFGNVDNMVLLNGADGMGELFAKALTMGGTGLGLARKLLATMGDNGQTPNGAPASSDAVPAPPVHEVPVEQQDRH